One Acidimicrobiales bacterium DNA segment encodes these proteins:
- a CDS encoding MCE family protein, with translation MLASAALAGCGLIGGGSTYSFSAVFSSGQGLFAGSKVQILGLAQGLVQSVTNEGDHVVVRMSLPESAPVPAGVKAVIVAPELLGQRSVDLEPGYTGGPRLAAGAVIPESRTAVPIETNQILNEVTDYLKALKPQNVHDLVANLAQDLNGQGRQLNDLISNAAGTISVLAEKGKELGQMNGALAQLTGALDSRTSRIETLISDYASVSGVIAQDRQQLDGAIKALSDASTQLAGLLTPNVGGLQQDIATLTTAGRTIDRNLAAVDQTLASSVALFTGAQRAYDPAHAWLNLNNQAPSGVTSKVLADDVRDRLAGICRRILANHAQGLSAAQQATLHTCGNPASGFFDPVLGLIPGVLGQAPGQSIPPPPNPGASSASVSARGAS, from the coding sequence GTGCTGGCGTCCGCCGCCCTCGCCGGCTGTGGGCTGATCGGTGGCGGCTCCACCTACAGCTTCTCGGCCGTCTTCTCGTCCGGACAGGGTCTGTTCGCGGGGTCGAAGGTGCAGATCCTCGGCCTGGCCCAGGGCCTGGTGCAGTCGGTCACCAACGAGGGGGACCACGTCGTCGTGCGGATGAGCCTGCCCGAGTCGGCCCCGGTGCCGGCCGGTGTCAAGGCGGTGATCGTGGCCCCCGAGCTGCTGGGCCAGCGCTCGGTGGACCTGGAGCCCGGCTACACGGGCGGCCCCCGGCTGGCGGCGGGAGCGGTGATCCCGGAGTCCCGCACCGCGGTGCCGATCGAGACCAACCAGATCCTCAACGAGGTCACCGACTACCTCAAGGCGCTCAAGCCCCAGAACGTCCACGACCTGGTGGCCAACCTGGCCCAGGACCTGAACGGCCAGGGCCGGCAGCTCAACGACCTGATATCCAACGCGGCCGGGACGATCTCGGTGCTGGCCGAGAAGGGCAAGGAGCTGGGCCAGATGAACGGGGCCCTGGCCCAGCTGACCGGCGCTCTCGACAGCCGCACCTCCCGCATCGAGACGCTGATCAGTGACTACGCCAGCGTCTCCGGGGTCATCGCCCAGGACCGCCAGCAGCTCGACGGGGCCATCAAGGCACTCTCGGACGCGAGCACCCAGCTGGCCGGACTGCTCACGCCGAACGTGGGGGGCCTGCAGCAGGACATCGCCACCCTCACCACGGCCGGGCGCACCATCGACCGCAACCTGGCCGCGGTCGACCAGACCCTGGCGTCCTCCGTGGCGCTGTTCACCGGCGCCCAGCGCGCCTACGACCCCGCCCACGCCTGGCTGAACCTCAACAACCAGGCCCCGTCCGGTGTGACGTCCAAGGTGCTTGCCGACGACGTGCGCGACCGGCTCGCCGGCATCTGCCGGCGCATCCTCGCCAATCACGCCCAGGGCCTCTCCGCCGCCCAGCAGGCCACCCTGCACACCTGCGGGAACCCGGCCTCGGGGTTCTTCGACCCGGTGCTGGGCCTCATCCCCGGGGTCCTCGGGCAGGCGCCGGGCCAGTCGATCCCGCCGCCCCCCAACCCGGGGGCGTCCTCCGCGTCGGTCTCGGCGCGCGGCGCGTCT
- a CDS encoding MCE family protein produces the protein MRARLARIFTRSFTERNPVAIGAIGLALILVAVVAVFTLNRNTIGGGIHLTARFTNAAGLRGGDQVVLAGVPVGTVTGLHQKGQFVYADLRVDGSVQLPADSAATIQVQTLLGALAVKFQPGTDWSHLLRGGETITRTTVPFEFQQLQNVTGPLLAKSNAPALNQLLADLATITKGKQDQVARIIAGLDRLTSTVDSRQQEVGQLIDSANQVSGALASRDQQLAQAVDNFGTVMAGLSQRRQALSDLIANTEAVANQTAGLVGANRARLDGLLSTLNTDLGVVAQHQVDLAQGLSYLASAVQGFSSIGYSGPSNYPNQWANIFTNLLGGGDAVYGSCGYLDQALDAALGPDPSSCATRVGPQ, from the coding sequence GTGAGGGCCCGGCTGGCGCGGATCTTCACCCGCTCGTTCACCGAGCGCAACCCGGTGGCCATCGGTGCGATCGGGCTGGCCCTGATCCTCGTTGCCGTGGTGGCGGTGTTCACCCTCAATCGCAACACCATCGGCGGGGGCATACACCTCACCGCCCGCTTCACCAACGCCGCCGGGCTGCGCGGCGGGGACCAGGTCGTCCTGGCCGGAGTGCCGGTCGGGACCGTCACCGGCCTGCACCAGAAGGGCCAGTTCGTCTACGCGGACCTCCGGGTCGACGGCTCGGTGCAGCTGCCGGCGGACAGCGCCGCCACCATCCAGGTGCAGACCCTCCTGGGCGCCCTGGCGGTCAAGTTCCAACCGGGGACCGACTGGTCGCATCTGTTGCGGGGCGGGGAGACCATCACTCGGACCACCGTTCCCTTCGAGTTCCAGCAGCTCCAGAACGTGACCGGTCCCCTGCTCGCCAAGTCCAACGCCCCCGCCCTCAACCAGCTGCTGGCCGATCTGGCCACCATCACCAAGGGCAAGCAGGACCAGGTGGCCCGGATCATCGCCGGGCTCGACCGCCTGACCAGCACCGTCGACTCCCGCCAGCAGGAAGTGGGCCAGCTGATCGACTCGGCCAACCAGGTGTCGGGGGCGCTGGCCTCCCGCGACCAGCAGCTGGCCCAGGCCGTCGACAACTTCGGCACGGTGATGGCCGGGCTGTCCCAGCGCCGCCAGGCCCTGTCGGACCTGATCGCCAACACCGAGGCGGTGGCCAACCAGACCGCCGGCCTGGTCGGCGCCAACCGGGCCCGCCTCGACGGGCTGCTCTCCACGCTGAACACCGACCTGGGCGTGGTGGCCCAGCACCAGGTCGACCTGGCCCAGGGGCTGTCGTACCTGGCCAGCGCGGTGCAGGGCTTCTCGTCGATCGGGTATTCGGGCCCGAGCAACTACCCCAACCAGTGGGCCAACATCTTCACCAACCTGCTCGGCGGGGGGGATGCCGTCTACGGCTCGTGCGGTTACCTCGACCAGGCCCTCGACGCCGCGCTGGGACCGGACCCCTCCTCGTGCGCGACGCGGGTGGGACCGCAATGA
- a CDS encoding MCE family protein: MRALRFLRRHLRDSTLKFTLYALVCLVLLGGLATRIGNLHFFSHRVDYHADMADVSGLNSGDDVKLAGVTVGQVGAISTRHGLAVVDFSVDPKVRLPVDTQVGIRWHNVLGQRYLYLYPSGSGGPYLRPGATIPPSRDAGDADIGEFLNALGPVLQSIDPAEANAFVQGVLGGLQGNLDQVGALIDNAATVSDTVGSLQIQIGRVIDNLSTVVGALGGRSQDLQQVVTNLATISSALASRNDTLDAVVENFSKVSGEFATLVGSNRSNLDTIISSLQTISSTLASHKGDLDQDLSTLTAGLQPYTLISSLGQWFDVNTVYVCHGQETAANCTYQEGGPKPSTTSAPSVGTGGLPGIMGGYLGGGS, from the coding sequence GTGAGGGCCCTCCGCTTCCTGAGGCGCCACCTGCGCGACAGCACGCTCAAGTTCACCCTGTACGCGCTCGTGTGTCTGGTGCTCCTCGGGGGCCTGGCGACGCGTATCGGCAACCTCCATTTCTTCTCCCACCGGGTCGACTACCACGCCGACATGGCCGACGTGTCCGGCCTCAACTCCGGGGACGACGTGAAGCTGGCCGGCGTCACGGTGGGCCAGGTCGGCGCCATCAGCACCCGGCACGGGCTGGCCGTCGTCGACTTCTCGGTGGATCCCAAGGTCCGGCTCCCGGTCGACACGCAGGTGGGTATCCGCTGGCACAACGTGCTCGGCCAGAGGTACCTGTACCTGTACCCGAGCGGGTCCGGCGGTCCCTATCTGCGGCCCGGCGCGACCATCCCGCCCAGCCGGGACGCCGGGGACGCCGACATCGGGGAGTTCCTGAACGCCCTCGGCCCGGTGCTGCAGTCGATCGACCCCGCCGAGGCCAACGCCTTCGTGCAGGGCGTCCTCGGCGGCCTCCAGGGCAACCTCGACCAGGTCGGGGCGCTGATCGACAACGCCGCCACCGTGTCGGACACCGTCGGCTCCCTCCAGATCCAGATCGGGCGGGTGATCGACAACCTCTCGACCGTGGTCGGCGCCCTCGGCGGACGCAGCCAGGACCTCCAGCAGGTCGTCACCAACCTGGCCACGATCTCGTCGGCCCTGGCCTCGCGCAACGACACCCTCGACGCCGTGGTCGAGAACTTCTCCAAGGTCTCCGGCGAATTCGCCACGCTCGTGGGCTCCAACCGGTCGAACCTCGACACGATCATCTCCAGCCTCCAGACCATCTCCTCCACCCTCGCGTCCCACAAGGGGGACCTGGACCAGGACCTGTCAACACTGACCGCGGGGCTGCAGCCCTACACCCTCATCTCCTCGCTCGGCCAGTGGTTCGACGTGAACACCGTCTACGTCTGCCACGGCCAGGAGACGGCCGCGAACTGCACCTACCAGGAGGGGGGCCCGAAGCCGAGCACGACCAGCGCGCCCTCGGTGGGAACCGGGGGTCTCCCCGGGATCATGGGCGGCTACCTCGGAGGCGGCTCGTGA
- a CDS encoding MCE family protein, giving the protein MTELSRGARATIGAAVVVVLVAASTLLVHLAYGAYSNVYRLQGVFSEAGQGLHVASEVQYRGVRVGDVSGIQLRHRQALVDMHIDRGFNVPADAVATITAKNVFGEDTVNLAFPTGQHPPFLVAGASISRTTVDAGLTEFLASASRLLNAVNGVDLGTVVSELSQAYAGQGQEIAASIEEGTKLADLFDRTLQAQIRALDSFTAFSAALAPTGPTLNALARASNVALPAFNAQAAAYEKLLANFAPVANQLAALLADYHPDIAAMLTQGVNVSRVLIARQADLSNEIHGLYRYTFKFAVGLGPETLPDGSKFAFFKTFVLFSDVNNLVCDLIAPPQPGLSALAPLQQALAGPGSPFNCSAQMAAFAAAQAHQGPVPAGPGPAGVTGAAQKVAQQLDNQVGSLVGQPDDGKPGTIGGALSQLLSGGAR; this is encoded by the coding sequence GTGACCGAGCTGTCCCGGGGCGCCCGGGCCACCATCGGCGCCGCCGTGGTGGTCGTGCTCGTCGCGGCATCCACCCTGCTCGTGCACCTGGCCTACGGGGCCTACAGCAACGTGTACCGGCTGCAGGGAGTCTTCTCCGAGGCCGGGCAGGGCCTCCACGTCGCCTCCGAGGTGCAGTACCGCGGCGTACGGGTCGGGGACGTGAGTGGGATCCAGCTCCGCCATCGCCAGGCGTTGGTCGACATGCACATCGACCGTGGCTTCAACGTCCCGGCCGACGCGGTGGCCACGATCACCGCCAAGAACGTCTTCGGCGAGGACACCGTCAACCTGGCCTTTCCGACCGGCCAGCACCCGCCCTTCCTGGTGGCGGGGGCGTCGATCTCCCGCACGACCGTCGACGCCGGCCTCACCGAGTTCCTGGCCTCGGCGTCGCGCCTCCTGAACGCGGTCAACGGCGTCGACCTCGGCACGGTGGTCTCCGAGCTGTCCCAGGCCTACGCCGGGCAGGGCCAGGAGATCGCGGCGTCAATCGAGGAGGGCACCAAGCTGGCCGACCTCTTCGACCGCACCCTGCAGGCCCAGATCCGGGCCCTCGACTCGTTCACCGCCTTCTCCGCCGCCCTGGCGCCGACCGGCCCCACGCTCAACGCCCTGGCCCGGGCGAGCAACGTGGCCCTGCCGGCCTTCAACGCCCAGGCGGCGGCGTACGAGAAGCTGCTCGCCAACTTCGCCCCCGTGGCCAACCAGCTGGCGGCCCTACTGGCCGACTACCACCCCGACATAGCAGCCATGCTGACTCAGGGGGTCAATGTCAGCCGGGTCCTGATAGCCCGGCAGGCCGACCTCTCCAACGAGATCCACGGGCTGTACCGGTACACGTTCAAGTTTGCCGTCGGGCTCGGGCCCGAGACCCTGCCTGACGGCTCGAAATTCGCCTTCTTCAAGACCTTCGTCCTGTTCTCGGACGTCAACAACCTGGTGTGCGATCTCATCGCCCCGCCTCAACCCGGTCTGTCCGCCCTGGCGCCGCTGCAGCAGGCCCTCGCCGGGCCGGGCAGCCCGTTCAACTGCTCGGCGCAGATGGCCGCGTTCGCCGCGGCTCAGGCCCACCAGGGGCCGGTGCCGGCAGGGCCGGGCCCGGCCGGCGTCACCGGCGCCGCCCAGAAGGTCGCCCAGCAGCTGGACAACCAGGTCGGCTCGCTGGTGGGTCAGCCCGACGACGGCAAGCCGGGCACGATCGGGGGCGCCCTCAGCCAGCTCCTCAGCGGGGGGGCGCGGTGA
- a CDS encoding ABC transporter permease: MAAPVLQRPVVRKTAVEPARQAVSVLEGLYRQFAFYGRILAGLPRGLRYRNEILAVMGDIVFGPGALIVGAGMIFVGGSIAIFTGIEVGLEGFQGLSQIGAEAFTGIISSLANTREITPLVAGVALAAQVGAGFTAQLGAMRVSEEIDALEVMGVDSFVYLVTTRVWAALLTMIPLYLAMLFASYLATELISTKFFYLSSGTYTHFFRLFLPSIDVLFSVIKAMVFAVVVTLIHCYYGFYASGGPAGVGVAAGRAIRASIIVVVVLNLLMSFVMFGSGTTALIVG; the protein is encoded by the coding sequence ATGGCCGCGCCCGTCCTGCAGCGTCCGGTGGTGCGGAAGACGGCGGTGGAGCCGGCGCGTCAGGCCGTGTCGGTCCTGGAGGGCCTGTACCGGCAGTTCGCCTTCTACGGCCGGATACTGGCCGGGCTGCCGCGCGGGCTGCGTTACCGCAACGAGATCCTGGCGGTGATGGGGGACATCGTCTTCGGCCCCGGCGCCCTGATCGTCGGGGCGGGCATGATCTTCGTGGGGGGCAGCATCGCCATCTTCACCGGGATCGAGGTCGGCCTGGAGGGGTTCCAGGGCCTGTCCCAGATCGGCGCCGAGGCGTTCACCGGGATCATCTCGTCTCTGGCCAACACGCGCGAGATAACGCCTCTCGTCGCGGGGGTGGCCCTGGCCGCCCAGGTGGGGGCCGGCTTCACCGCCCAGCTCGGCGCCATGCGGGTGTCGGAGGAGATCGACGCCCTCGAGGTGATGGGGGTCGACAGCTTCGTCTACCTGGTCACCACGCGGGTGTGGGCGGCGCTGCTGACGATGATCCCTCTGTACCTGGCCATGTTGTTCGCCAGCTACCTGGCCACCGAGCTGATCTCCACCAAGTTCTTCTATCTATCGAGCGGCACCTACACCCACTTCTTCCGGCTGTTCCTGCCGAGCATCGACGTCCTCTTCTCGGTGATCAAGGCCATGGTCTTTGCCGTGGTGGTGACGTTGATCCACTGCTACTACGGCTTCTACGCCAGCGGGGGGCCGGCCGGGGTGGGCGTGGCCGCGGGCCGGGCCATCCGGGCCTCGATCATCGTCGTGGTCGTGCTCAACCTGCTGATGTCGTTCGTGATGTTCGGGAGCGGGACCACCGCCCTGATCGTCGGATGA
- a CDS encoding ABC transporter permease, which yields MTVASSASAKAGSALRETGNMFALALEALRQFSPRTFPYREFVEQCWFLARVTTLPLILVSIPFGLVIALEVGSLLQQIGSQSQLGATMVLAVVREEAPVATALLIAGAGGSAMCADLGSRRIRDEISAMEVMAVNPLQRLVLPRLVAATLVAVLLDPVVSVAGILGGWFFGTHVIHVTSSSFFSAFSELSQLPDLWMALIKAAAFGFIAAMVACYKGLSAKGGPKGVGDAVNQAVVIVFILAFLVNSILTVIYFNFFPQKVI from the coding sequence GGCGGGGAGCGCCTTGCGGGAGACGGGGAACATGTTCGCCCTGGCGCTCGAAGCCCTGCGCCAGTTCAGCCCCCGCACCTTTCCCTACCGCGAGTTCGTGGAGCAGTGCTGGTTCCTGGCCCGGGTCACCACCCTGCCCCTGATCCTCGTCTCGATCCCGTTCGGGCTGGTCATTGCCCTCGAGGTCGGTTCACTCCTTCAGCAGATCGGCTCCCAGTCCCAGCTGGGCGCCACCATGGTCCTGGCGGTGGTGCGCGAGGAGGCCCCGGTTGCCACCGCTCTCTTGATCGCCGGCGCCGGTGGCTCGGCCATGTGCGCCGACCTCGGCTCCCGCCGTATCCGGGACGAGATCTCCGCCATGGAGGTGATGGCGGTCAACCCGCTGCAGCGCCTCGTGCTCCCCCGGCTCGTGGCGGCCACCCTGGTGGCCGTCCTGCTCGACCCGGTGGTGAGCGTGGCGGGGATCCTCGGCGGGTGGTTCTTCGGGACCCACGTAATCCACGTGACCTCGAGCAGCTTCTTCTCGGCCTTCTCCGAGCTCTCGCAGCTGCCCGATCTCTGGATGGCGCTGATCAAGGCGGCGGCGTTCGGGTTCATCGCCGCCATGGTGGCCTGCTACAAGGGGCTCTCCGCCAAGGGTGGTCCCAAGGGGGTGGGGGACGCCGTGAACCAGGCGGTGGTGATCGTGTTCATCCTCGCCTTCCTCGTCAACTCGATCCTCACCGTCATCTACTTCAACTTCTTCCCCCAGAAGGTGATCTGA